One window of the Prosthecodimorpha staleyi genome contains the following:
- a CDS encoding TetR/AcrR family transcriptional regulator, whose protein sequence is MARSAVKRQVNRLPPERRISDIMKAARDVFTEKGYSEALITDIAVRAGVVEGSIYRFFANKRELLVKVVELWFEELLTQDAEQFAGIRGVWNQIRFIVHTHLMSIRRDPALSRLMFQEIRPTPDYRGSRLFKLNQAYTHRLIDVVKAAVANGELRPDTSPSLVRDMVFGAIEHRTWAFLRNEGDFDPDQIADQITNMVYRGLATDRKGAVTFDTLFARLDAATQRLEAITETPPKKRVRKTA, encoded by the coding sequence ATGGCACGAAGTGCGGTGAAAAGACAGGTCAACCGGCTGCCGCCGGAACGCCGGATCTCCGACATCATGAAGGCGGCGCGCGATGTGTTTACAGAAAAGGGCTACAGCGAAGCCCTGATCACGGACATTGCCGTGAGGGCCGGCGTCGTCGAAGGCAGCATCTATCGCTTCTTCGCCAACAAGCGCGAGCTTCTGGTCAAGGTCGTCGAACTCTGGTTCGAGGAACTTCTGACCCAGGATGCCGAACAGTTCGCAGGCATTCGCGGCGTCTGGAACCAGATCCGCTTCATCGTCCACACGCATCTCATGTCGATCCGGCGCGATCCGGCCTTGTCGCGGCTGATGTTCCAAGAGATCCGCCCGACCCCCGACTATCGCGGCTCGCGACTGTTCAAGCTCAATCAGGCCTATACCCACCGTCTCATCGATGTCGTGAAAGCGGCGGTCGCCAATGGGGAACTGCGCCCGGACACGTCGCCGAGCCTAGTGCGCGACATGGTCTTCGGCGCGATCGAGCATCGCACCTGGGCCTTCCTGCGCAACGAGGGCGATTTCGATCCCGATCAGATCGCCGACCAAATCACCAACATGGTCTATCGCGGCCTCGCCACAGACCGGAAGGGCGCCGTCACCTTCGACACCCTCTTCGCCCGCCTCGACGCCGCCACCCAGCGCCTGGAAGCGATCACCGAAACGCCGCCGAAGAAGCGCGTTCGAAAGACGGCGTAG
- a CDS encoding acyl-CoA dehydrogenase family protein, whose translation MNAASGVGAGRNQAMAFDLDEDQRAILDQADRFGRNELYPLCRRMDDEEWWPEEAFPKLGAAGFFGATIPEQYGGAGLDLLAAGLVLQGFSRWNHAMALSVAAHDNLCANNIYRNGNEDQRRRYLPDLCAGRTIGALGLTEPGAGSDALGSMRTTARRDGDHYVLNGSKIYITNGPVADVLLVYAKTDKERGAKGISAFIVEKDFPGFRVAQKLVKMGYRGSQTAELVFEDCRVPVANRVGEENQGVAVVMSGLDLERAMISPICLGVAERALELSIDYAKTRQQFGKPIGSFQMVQSMLADMYVLVETMRSFTYRVLAEAAPLEIGGGGRGDIHKLTAASVMYAAEACHQVLDKAVQVHGGSGYIWESEINRLFRSTKLLEIGAGTTEVRKMIIAGELLKGMTRNG comes from the coding sequence ATGAACGCTGCCAGCGGAGTTGGGGCGGGGCGCAACCAGGCCATGGCCTTCGATCTCGACGAGGATCAGCGCGCCATTCTCGATCAGGCCGACCGCTTCGGCCGCAACGAACTCTATCCTCTCTGCCGGCGCATGGACGACGAGGAGTGGTGGCCGGAGGAGGCCTTTCCGAAGCTCGGCGCGGCCGGCTTCTTCGGTGCCACCATCCCCGAGCAATATGGCGGGGCCGGGCTCGATCTGCTCGCCGCCGGCCTGGTGCTGCAGGGCTTCAGCCGCTGGAACCACGCCATGGCGCTGTCGGTGGCGGCGCACGACAATCTCTGCGCCAACAACATCTACCGAAACGGCAACGAGGACCAGCGCCGGCGCTATCTGCCCGATCTCTGCGCCGGCCGCACCATCGGCGCGCTCGGCCTGACCGAACCGGGGGCCGGCTCCGACGCGCTCGGCTCGATGCGCACCACCGCCCGCCGCGACGGCGACCATTATGTGCTGAACGGATCGAAGATCTACATCACCAACGGTCCGGTCGCCGACGTGCTGCTGGTCTATGCCAAGACCGACAAGGAGCGCGGCGCGAAGGGCATCTCGGCCTTCATCGTCGAGAAGGATTTCCCCGGCTTCCGCGTGGCGCAGAAGCTGGTGAAGATGGGCTATCGCGGAAGTCAGACCGCCGAACTGGTGTTCGAGGATTGCCGCGTGCCGGTCGCGAACCGGGTCGGCGAGGAGAATCAGGGCGTCGCCGTCGTGATGAGCGGCCTCGATCTGGAACGGGCCATGATCTCGCCGATCTGCCTCGGCGTCGCCGAGCGGGCGCTCGAGCTTTCGATCGACTATGCCAAGACGCGCCAGCAGTTCGGCAAGCCGATCGGGTCCTTCCAGATGGTCCAGTCGATGCTGGCCGACATGTATGTGCTGGTCGAGACCATGCGCAGCTTCACCTACCGGGTGCTCGCGGAAGCCGCCCCGCTGGAGATCGGCGGCGGCGGGCGCGGCGACATCCACAAGCTGACCGCGGCCTCGGTTATGTATGCCGCCGAGGCCTGCCACCAGGTGCTGGATAAGGCCGTCCAGGTCCATGGCGGCAGCGGCTACATCTGGGAATCGGAGATCAATCGCCTGTTCCGGAGCACCAAGCTCCTGGAGATCGGTGCCGGCACGACCGAAGTCCGCAAGATGATCATCGCCGGCGAACTCCTGAAGGGCATGACGCGGAATGGCTGA
- a CDS encoding MaoC/PaaZ C-terminal domain-containing protein, whose translation MTQPPLEIGKTYLTPGRTVGEGDITLFAGLVGDFTPVHMDADYCSRTSFGSRIAHGPLTMATAIGLFTHVGVLGERVVALLNLNWDFSAPVRIGDTIRAEVTIEALRPTSKGGRHVCSLLFRVLNQTGAEIQRGTMKVLLQGL comes from the coding sequence ATGACCCAGCCGCCGCTCGAAATCGGCAAGACCTATCTCACCCCCGGCCGCACGGTCGGGGAGGGCGACATCACCCTGTTCGCGGGTCTGGTCGGCGACTTCACGCCCGTCCACATGGATGCGGACTATTGCAGCCGGACGAGCTTCGGCAGCCGCATCGCCCACGGCCCGCTGACCATGGCGACCGCCATCGGCCTGTTCACCCATGTCGGCGTCCTGGGCGAACGGGTCGTCGCGCTCCTGAACCTGAACTGGGATTTCTCCGCCCCGGTGCGCATCGGCGACACCATCCGGGCCGAGGTCACCATCGAGGCGCTCCGCCCGACCTCGAAGGGCGGACGCCATGTCTGCTCCCTGCTGTTCCGGGTGCTGAACCAGACCGGCGCAGAAATCCAGCGCGGCACCATGAAGGTTCTGCTGCAGGGGCTTTGA
- a CDS encoding SDR family NAD(P)-dependent oxidoreductase, translated as MAEATSGQAPEFGLEDADLAAEPTVFGETAFAGKTVLISGGAGGIGKATAWLMARCGAAVVLTGRDEAKLDSAVAALRAAGLDASAKPCNVRDPASIAALHDWIWDEIGGLDILVNSAGGQFPQPAIDFSVKGWNAVIDTNLNGTWYMIQEAGRRWRDAGRPGSIVSIVVVTRQGLHGVAHSIAARSGVIGLTQALAVEWAPLNIRINCVAPGSIETPGWRVYDPSVITAYPRSNPMMRTASSWEVAEACAYLTGDGARYVTGEVLNVAGGGQLWGETWTIPRPDYFSGPGRTLRQKDDTP; from the coding sequence ATGGCTGAGGCGACCTCCGGACAGGCCCCCGAATTCGGGCTCGAAGATGCCGATCTGGCCGCGGAACCGACCGTGTTCGGCGAGACGGCGTTTGCCGGCAAGACCGTGCTGATCTCCGGCGGCGCCGGCGGCATCGGCAAGGCGACGGCCTGGCTGATGGCTCGCTGTGGTGCCGCCGTCGTGCTGACCGGGCGCGACGAGGCCAAGCTCGACAGCGCCGTGGCCGCCTTGCGCGCCGCCGGTCTGGACGCTTCGGCGAAACCCTGCAACGTGCGCGATCCGGCCTCGATCGCCGCGTTGCACGACTGGATCTGGGACGAGATCGGCGGGCTCGACATTCTCGTCAACAGCGCCGGCGGACAATTCCCTCAGCCGGCGATCGACTTCTCGGTCAAGGGTTGGAACGCCGTCATCGACACCAACCTGAACGGCACCTGGTACATGATCCAGGAAGCCGGGCGGCGCTGGCGCGACGCCGGGCGGCCGGGCAGCATCGTCTCGATCGTGGTCGTCACCCGGCAGGGCCTGCACGGGGTCGCCCATTCGATCGCGGCGCGCTCCGGCGTGATCGGGCTGACCCAGGCGCTGGCCGTGGAATGGGCCCCGCTCAACATCCGCATCAACTGCGTCGCGCCCGGGTCGATCGAGACGCCCGGCTGGCGGGTCTACGATCCGAGCGTGATCACCGCCTATCCGCGCTCGAACCCGATGATGCGCACGGCCAGCAGCTGGGAGGTGGCCGAGGCCTGCGCCTATCTGACCGGGGACGGCGCGCGCTACGTTACCGGAGAAGTCTTGAACGTCGCCGGCGGCGGCCAGCTGTGGGGCGAGACCTGGACGATCCCGCGTCCGGATTATTTCAGCGGCCCCGGCCGTACCCTGCGCCAAAAGGACGATACGCCATGA